The following coding sequences are from one Planctomycetota bacterium window:
- the wecB gene encoding UDP-N-acetylglucosamine 2-epimerase (non-hydrolyzing) produces the protein MSRVPIVGVVGARPNFMKMAPVARLLRRHPGFRFHLVHTGQHYAAMSDPFFRELALPDPEYHLGAGSGDAAEQIARIMTRLVPVLRKLRPRLVLVAGDVNSTLAAALTAHKMGLPVGHIEAGLRSFDDSMPEEVNRRLTDAVSDYCFTPSADADRNLRREGVPPERIVRVGNLMIDTLRRFRKKAAGSNILKTLGLRDRSYALVTLHRPSNVDSEEKLSDLVAVLRKLSGRLSVVFPIHPRTWKSGLRIGLWSRKDRVGHGSSAPRSRNGLVLTEPLGYFDFLKLQSRARVVLTDSGGVQEETTVLGVPCLTLRENTERPVTITHGTNRLAGTDPGRILDHVERILAGDVPPRRTPPLWDGRSAERLIRVLERKYLRR, from the coding sequence ATGAGCCGGGTCCCGATCGTCGGCGTCGTCGGCGCCCGTCCCAACTTCATGAAGATGGCGCCCGTCGCGCGTCTTCTTCGGCGCCATCCGGGTTTTCGCTTCCACTTAGTGCATACCGGTCAGCACTACGCGGCCATGTCGGACCCTTTTTTCCGCGAGCTTGCCCTTCCCGACCCGGAGTACCACCTGGGGGCGGGGTCCGGCGACGCCGCCGAGCAGATCGCCCGGATCATGACCCGCCTGGTGCCGGTTTTGCGAAAGCTTCGACCGCGGCTGGTGTTGGTGGCGGGGGACGTCAATTCGACGCTCGCCGCGGCCCTCACGGCCCACAAGATGGGCCTGCCCGTCGGTCACATTGAAGCGGGGCTTCGCAGTTTCGATGATTCGATGCCGGAGGAGGTGAATCGGCGGCTGACCGACGCCGTTTCGGACTACTGTTTTACACCGTCGGCGGACGCCGACCGAAACCTCCGGCGCGAGGGAGTCCCGCCGGAGCGGATCGTCCGGGTGGGAAATCTCATGATCGACACGCTCCGACGCTTTCGAAAGAAGGCGGCCGGATCGAACATTCTGAAGACTCTCGGACTCCGGGACCGCAGCTATGCGTTGGTTACGCTTCACCGCCCGTCCAACGTGGACTCGGAGGAGAAGCTTTCGGATCTCGTGGCCGTGTTGCGGAAGCTCAGCGGGCGGTTGTCCGTGGTGTTTCCCATCCATCCCCGGACGTGGAAGAGCGGGCTGCGGATCGGACTGTGGAGCCGGAAAGACCGCGTGGGCCATGGATCTTCGGCACCCCGAAGCCGGAACGGACTGGTGCTGACGGAGCCGCTCGGGTATTTCGACTTCCTCAAGCTTCAGTCCCGAGCGCGGGTCGTTCTGACGGATTCCGGTGGAGTGCAGGAGGAAACCACGGTTCTCGGGGTGCCGTGCCTCACGCTCCGGGAAAACACGGAACGTCCCGTGACGATCACGCACGGCACGAATCGATTGGCCGGTACCGATCCGGGCCGGATCCTGGATCATGTGGAGCGGATTCTGGCGGGGGACGTTCCTCCCCGTCGCACGCCTCCCCTTTGGGATGGTCGCTCCGCGGAACGGCTGATCAGGGTTCTGGAACGGAAGTATCTCAGGCGGTGA
- a CDS encoding glycosyltransferase family 4 protein, protein MKILYVSQYFPPEIGAPSARVFELSREWVRRGHSVTVLTAFAHHPTGIKAERDRGVLTRRERVEGIEVVRTYVYAAPNRGTVRRMTSYASFMASAVLIGGCRIRRPDVVIGTSPQLLCAVAARTIAAAYGSPFVFEVRDLWPESILAVEAMRQNLIVRALKGVARGLYGRADRIVTVGEGYRRRIHDLYGIPLDRMDVVPNGVDFGLFRPGPRDNDIRRELGWEGRFVVLYLGTHGMAHALDKVLEAARLLRAEARILFAFVGDGAEKESLRRRAAELGLPNVRFIEAQPKSRVPPFYAACDLGLVTLRRAELFQDVLPSKIFEYLAMERPIVLSVGGEARALVEEAGAGEYVPPENPEALADAVRRLAADRDRLERMGRRGRDYVLARFDRARLAERYLQILEALTA, encoded by the coding sequence TTGAAGATCCTGTACGTCTCCCAGTACTTCCCCCCGGAAATCGGCGCCCCTTCGGCCCGGGTGTTCGAACTCTCGCGGGAATGGGTCCGCCGCGGCCATTCGGTGACCGTACTGACGGCCTTCGCCCACCATCCCACGGGGATCAAGGCCGAACGCGACCGCGGCGTCCTCACACGCCGCGAACGCGTCGAAGGCATCGAGGTCGTTCGCACCTACGTTTACGCGGCGCCCAACCGGGGAACCGTCCGGCGCATGACGTCCTACGCCTCGTTCATGGCGTCCGCCGTTCTCATCGGAGGGTGCCGCATCCGCCGCCCGGATGTCGTCATCGGAACCTCGCCTCAGCTTCTCTGCGCCGTGGCCGCCCGCACGATCGCCGCCGCCTATGGCAGTCCGTTCGTTTTCGAAGTCCGAGACCTCTGGCCGGAATCGATCCTCGCCGTCGAAGCCATGCGGCAGAACCTGATCGTTCGCGCCCTTAAGGGCGTGGCCCGTGGACTTTACGGGCGCGCCGATCGAATCGTGACCGTCGGAGAAGGCTACCGGCGCCGGATTCACGATCTGTACGGCATCCCTCTGGACCGAATGGACGTCGTCCCCAACGGCGTCGACTTCGGACTCTTCCGGCCGGGCCCACGGGATAACGACATCCGCCGCGAGCTCGGCTGGGAGGGGAGATTCGTCGTGCTTTACCTCGGGACCCACGGCATGGCCCACGCGCTCGACAAGGTCCTCGAGGCGGCCCGACTTCTGCGCGCGGAGGCTCGAATCCTCTTCGCCTTCGTGGGGGACGGGGCGGAGAAGGAATCGCTCCGACGTCGCGCCGCGGAACTGGGGCTTCCCAACGTCCGCTTCATCGAGGCGCAACCGAAGTCCCGGGTCCCCCCCTTCTACGCCGCCTGCGACCTGGGACTCGTGACCCTCCGACGGGCCGAACTCTTCCAGGATGTGCTTCCTTCGAAGATCTTCGAATATCTGGCCATGGAGCGCCCGATCGTCCTGAGCGTCGGCGGCGAAGCGCGGGCTCTCGTGGAAGAAGCCGGGGCCGGCGAGTACGTCCCGCCGGAGAACCCGGAGGCGCTGGCGGACGCCGTGCGCCGCCTGGCCGCCGACCGCGACCGCCTGGAGCGGATGGGACGGCGGGGCCGGGACTACGTGCTGGCCCGCTTCGACCGCGCCCGGCTCGCGGAACGCTATCTCCAAATCCTGGAAGCGCTCACCGCCTGA
- a CDS encoding Uma2 family endonuclease, whose product MSVAARKRYSSADLWKFPEDGNRHEIIRGEWIMTPPPNVPHQTVVLNIQVLLANHVRPRRLGRVLGAPVAVILSEKDAVQPDVLFVSRERAARVRKDAVRGAPDLVVEVLSPSTAAVDRGRKLALYDKAGVREYWIVDPADRTVEIHQFLPTRRLRVFQKGQSFEPSVLPGLSVKVSEIFDSLR is encoded by the coding sequence CCGACCTATGGAAATTTCCCGAAGACGGGAATCGCCATGAGATCATTCGAGGGGAATGGATCATGACGCCCCCTCCGAATGTCCCCCATCAGACCGTCGTGCTCAATATCCAGGTTCTCCTGGCCAATCACGTCCGTCCCCGCCGTCTCGGGAGGGTGCTGGGCGCCCCGGTCGCCGTCATCCTCTCCGAAAAGGACGCCGTCCAGCCGGATGTCCTTTTCGTCTCCCGGGAGCGCGCCGCACGCGTCCGCAAGGATGCCGTCCGCGGCGCCCCCGACCTCGTCGTCGAAGTTCTTTCCCCCTCGACGGCCGCCGTCGACCGCGGTCGGAAGCTCGCCCTCTATGACAAAGCGGGAGTCCGGGAGTACTGGATCGTCGACCCTGCCGACCGAACGGTCGAAATCCACCAGTTTCTTCCCACCCGCCGCCTGCGGGTCTTCCAGAAGGGGCAATCCTTCGAGCCGTCCGTTCTGCCGGGCTTGTCCGTGAAGGTTTCCGAGATCTTCGACTCGCTCCGTTGA